Proteins found in one Anolis carolinensis isolate JA03-04 unplaced genomic scaffold, rAnoCar3.1.pri scaffold_19, whole genome shotgun sequence genomic segment:
- the LOC134294746 gene encoding protein spire homolog 2-like isoform X5 gives MVQSLGFAIYRALDWGLDENEERELSPDLERLIDLMVNSDSEDSSCGTADEGYGGQDEEDEEEEEAAAAARGALRAVRTFRQVMRLCTSRLSQPQEAQAHYQAVCRALFLETVELKAALAKIQETKEMLTKLKNEDEELRDRSVADLDNLRNTDWARLWVQLMRELRNGVKLKKVQEKQFDPLPTEYQLTPFEMLMQDIRARNYKLRKVMVDGDIPPRVKKDAHALILDFIRSRPPLRQASERRLRPIPQRQRTLHEKILEEIKQERKLRPVEERFQNQKGFGSVPCLVKACSGDAKSTSCINLSASDSGTPVQQRQRPRILLKAPTLAEMEEMLTSEEEDSPGSEALQGLGLKRDRSFSEQDLAQFQSESQSNAPDAENDGYSGSEPRPRSGTPSDAWTRIQNPGSVPASYHPAVSCGSSPFPAKQGFLSSVDEKSEAGSGPPPPESSMKYLWLQEFSHPESLALTVEEMVNDRRVLVKAEMEKFQQSKELYSSMKKGKICCCCKTKFALFSWPPTCLFCKRSVCGSCSLKIKMPSKKLAHIPVYALGFETLPGSLGPKAPPFRKKETFHPLQGTRWRSVEEEFPYIYAHGSVLKDVCSDCSGFVTDVVSSSRKSVDILNTATPDRRSRKTQSLYISSS, from the exons ATGGTGCAGTCGCTGGGCTTTGCAATCTACCGGGCCTTGGACTGGGGCCTGGACGAGAACGAGGAGCGGGAGCTCAGCCCCGACCTGGAGCGCCTCATTGACCTGATGGTCAACAGCGACTCGGAGGACAGCAGCTGCGGCACGGCGGACGAAGGCTATGGCGGCCAAgatgaggaggacgaggaggaggaagaggcggcggcggcggccaggggGGCCCTGCGCGCCGTGCGCACCTTCCGCCAGGTCATGCGGCTCTGCACATCGAGGCTCAGCCAGCCCCAGGAGGCCCAGGCGCACTACCAGGCGGTCTGCCGGGCCCTGTTCCTGGAGACGGTGGAGCTGAAGGCCGCCTTGGCCAAGATCCAGGAGACCAAGGAG ATGTTGACGAAACTGAAGAATGAAGACGAGGAGCTGAGAGACCGGTCAGTTGCAGACCTGGACAACCTGAGGAACACCGACTGG GCCCGGCTCTGGGTCCAGCTCATGCGGGAGCTGCGCAACGGGGTCAAGCTCAAGAAGGTCCAGGAGAAGCAGTTCGACCCCTTGCCCACCGAGTACCAGCTGACCCCCTTCGAGATGCTGATGCAGGACATCCGGGCTCGGAACTACAAGCTCCGCAAGGTCATG GTGGATGGGGACATCCCTCCGCGGGTGAAGAAAGATGCTCATGCGCTCATCCTTGACTTCATAAGATCCCGGCCACCCTTGAGACAG GCTTCGGAGCGGCGGCTGCGGCCGATTCCTCAGAGGCAACGGACGCTGCATGAAAAGATTTTGGAGGAGATCAAGCAGGAGAGGAAGCTTCGTCCGGTTGAAGAGCGCTTCCAGAACCAGAAAG GGTTCGGATCCGTGCCTTGCCTGGTGAAGGCCTGCTCCGGTGACGCCAAGTCCACCTCCTGCATCAACCTCTCCGCCTCGGACTCGGGGACCCCGGTCCAGCAGCGCCAAAGACCCCGGATCCTGCTGAAGGCCCCGACGCTGGCCGAGATGGAGGAGATGCTCACCTCCGAA GAGGAGGACTCTCCCGGGTCGGAGGCTTTGCAAGGTCTGGGGCTGAAGCGCGACCGCTCTTTTTCGGAGCAGGACCTGGCCCAGTTCCAGAGCGAGAGCCAGAGCAATGCGCCGGACGCCGAGAACGACGGATACAGCGGGTCCGAACCCAGGCCCCGCTCAGGTACCCCCTCCGATGCATGGACCAGAATCCAGAACCCGG GATCCGTCCCGGCCAGTTACCACCCGGCGGTCTCTTGCGGCTCCAGCCCCTTCCCGGCCAAGCAGGGCTTCCTCAGCTCCGTGGATGAAAAGTCCGAGGCCGGATCGGGACCCCCTCCTCCGGAGTCCAGCATGAAATACTTGTGGCTG CAAGAGTTCAGCCACCCGGAGAGCTTGGCCCTGACCGTGGAGGAGATGGTCAATGACCGGCGGGTGCTGGTCAAGGCCGAGATGGAGAAGTTCCAGCAAAGCAAGGAGCTCTACAGCAGCATGAAGAAGGGCAAG ATCTGTTGCTGCTGCAAGACCAAGTTTGCCCTCTTCTCCTGGCCGCCCACCTGCCTCTTCTGCAAAAG GTCTGTCTGTGGTTCTTGCAGCCTGAAG ATCAAGATGCCTTCCAAGAAGCTGGCCCACATCCCGGTCTATGCCTTGGGCTTCGAGACCCTGCCGGGCTCATTGGGGCCCAAGGCACCCCCTTTCCGGAAGAAGGAGACCTTCCA CCCCTTGCAGGGCACCCGCTGGCGGAGCGTGGAGGAGGAGTTCCCCTACATCTACGCCCACGGCTCGGTGCTCAAGGACGTCTGCTCCGACTGCTCCGGCTTCGTCACGGACGTGGTCAGCTCCAGCCGCAAGAGCGTGGACATCCTCAACACCGCCACGCCCGACCGGAGGAGCCGCAAGACCCAGTCCCTCTACATCTCCTCCAGCTAG